One window of Inquilinus sp. Marseille-Q2685 genomic DNA carries:
- the dapE gene encoding succinyl-diaminopimelate desuccinylase: protein MATTAVPDPIELTQALIRCPSVTPADAGALGVLEAALAPLGFRCERMRFEAPGTAPIDNLYARIGSGRPHLCFAGHTDVVPPGDETRWRFPPFEGRIAEGRIWGRGACDMKSAVAAFAAAAGRFLAERGSAFGGSISLLITGDEEAEAVNGTVKVLQALAARGEAIDACIVGEPSSSEAVGDTMKIGRRGSLTGRLTVRGVQGHVAYPHKADNPLPRLVRMLAALGPGPEIDEGSAHFDPSTLAITTIDVGNPAANVIPAEGRATFNIRFNDTWTADSLGAWLRQRFDSVGGDYALELRSGADSFLTAPGELTGRVAGAVERVTGRRPAFSTSGGTSDARFVKDHAPVVELGLVNATIHKTDENVPVEDIDTLTRIYQAVLEDSFPEKG from the coding sequence ATGGCGACGACGGCCGTTCCAGACCCGATCGAGCTGACCCAGGCGCTGATCCGCTGCCCCAGCGTCACCCCGGCCGATGCCGGGGCGCTGGGGGTGCTGGAGGCGGCGCTGGCGCCGCTGGGCTTCCGTTGCGAGCGGATGCGGTTCGAGGCGCCGGGCACGGCGCCGATCGACAACCTCTATGCCCGCATCGGCAGCGGCCGGCCGCATCTCTGCTTCGCCGGCCACACCGACGTGGTGCCGCCGGGCGACGAGACGCGCTGGCGCTTCCCGCCCTTCGAGGGGCGGATCGCCGAGGGCCGGATCTGGGGCCGCGGCGCCTGCGACATGAAGAGCGCGGTCGCCGCCTTCGCCGCGGCCGCCGGCCGCTTCCTCGCCGAACGCGGGTCTGCGTTCGGCGGCTCTATCAGCCTGCTGATCACCGGCGACGAGGAGGCCGAGGCGGTCAACGGCACGGTGAAGGTGCTGCAGGCCCTGGCGGCGCGCGGCGAGGCGATCGACGCCTGCATCGTCGGCGAGCCGTCCAGCAGCGAGGCGGTGGGCGACACCATGAAGATCGGCCGGCGCGGCAGCCTGACCGGCCGGCTGACCGTGCGCGGGGTGCAGGGCCATGTCGCCTATCCGCACAAGGCCGACAACCCCCTGCCCCGGCTGGTGCGGATGCTGGCGGCACTGGGCCCCGGACCCGAGATCGACGAGGGCAGCGCCCATTTCGACCCGTCGACGCTGGCCATCACCACCATCGATGTCGGCAACCCGGCCGCCAACGTGATCCCGGCCGAGGGCCGCGCCACCTTCAACATCCGGTTCAACGACACCTGGACGGCGGACAGCCTGGGCGCCTGGCTGCGCCAGCGCTTCGATTCGGTCGGCGGCGACTATGCGCTGGAACTCCGCAGCGGCGCCGACAGTTTCCTGACCGCGCCGGGCGAGCTGACCGGGCGCGTCGCCGGGGCGGTGGAGCGGGTGACCGGCCGCCGCCCGGCCTTCAGCACCTCGGGCGGCACCTCCGACGCCCGCTTCGTCAAGGATCATGCGCCGGTGGTCGAACTCGGCCTGGTCAACGCCACCATCCACAAGACCGACGAGAACGTGCCGGTCGAGGACATCGACACGCTGACCCGGATCTACCAGGCGGTGCTCGAGGACAGCTTCCCGGAGAAGGGCTGA
- a CDS encoding SLC13 family permease, whose product MLARHSLAPPLAPGRLTLPAPRTLLALSLAMLLPVTVELGLASFDRPARSALILFGLAIIGWGLTRLDDTLVALLAALGMALWVFPAPDPVFAALGNDLVWLLIAAFILADALKRAGLADRLARLVAARARSPRALFHGLGLVMLATAFVVPSTSGRAALMIPVHAALASATANSRLRRALALLFPTAILLSAFASLTGAGAHLLAAEMIGRWTGRPIGFLDWALLGLPFALASTALAIEAILFLFLTPEDRRTPLTAPATMPATPGRQTLPALGIAALVVLGWFTAPLHGIDDTLIALAGALLLTLPGLGGGGLRDGLKAVEWPLILFMAATIAIADGLTASGVSGRLVGGALDGLGGAAPILACAGLAAIGLLLHLVVQSRTARVSVLLPPVLAGAAGLGLDPAGAGLLVVAATGFCQTLMASAKPVAMFGLAGEDQGYGPADLLRLSLALLPMLFALLLLFALAVWPALGFGRFPL is encoded by the coding sequence GTGCTCGCCCGACACTCCCTCGCGCCGCCCCTCGCACCGGGCCGCCTGACCCTTCCCGCACCGCGGACCCTTCTCGCCCTGTCGCTGGCGATGCTGCTGCCGGTCACGGTGGAGCTCGGGCTGGCCTCGTTCGACCGGCCGGCCCGCTCCGCCCTGATCTTGTTCGGCCTCGCCATCATCGGCTGGGGGCTGACCCGGCTGGACGACACGCTGGTGGCGCTGCTGGCGGCGCTCGGCATGGCGCTGTGGGTCTTCCCGGCTCCGGATCCGGTGTTCGCGGCGCTGGGCAACGACCTGGTCTGGCTGCTGATCGCCGCCTTCATCCTGGCGGATGCGCTGAAGCGCGCCGGGTTGGCCGACCGGCTGGCGCGGCTGGTGGCGGCGCGCGCCCGCAGCCCGCGCGCGCTGTTCCACGGGCTCGGCCTCGTGATGCTGGCGACCGCCTTCGTCGTGCCCTCGACCTCGGGCCGGGCCGCGCTGATGATCCCGGTGCACGCCGCGCTGGCCAGCGCCACCGCCAATTCCCGCCTGCGCCGCGCCCTGGCCCTGTTGTTCCCGACCGCGATCCTGCTGTCCGCCTTCGCCTCGCTGACCGGCGCCGGCGCGCATCTGCTGGCGGCCGAGATGATCGGGCGCTGGACCGGCCGGCCGATCGGCTTCCTCGACTGGGCGCTGCTGGGCCTGCCTTTCGCCCTGGCCAGCACCGCGTTGGCGATCGAGGCGATCCTCTTCCTGTTCCTGACGCCGGAGGACCGCCGCACCCCGCTGACGGCGCCGGCCACAATGCCGGCGACGCCCGGGCGGCAGACGCTGCCGGCGCTCGGGATCGCGGCCCTGGTCGTGCTCGGCTGGTTCACCGCGCCGCTGCACGGCATCGACGACACGCTGATCGCGCTGGCCGGGGCGCTGCTGCTGACCCTGCCGGGCCTGGGCGGCGGCGGGCTGCGCGACGGGCTGAAGGCGGTGGAATGGCCGCTGATCCTGTTCATGGCGGCGACCATCGCCATCGCCGACGGGCTGACCGCGTCCGGCGTCAGCGGCCGGCTGGTCGGCGGCGCGCTCGACGGGCTCGGCGGCGCGGCCCCCATCCTCGCCTGCGCCGGGCTCGCGGCGATCGGCCTCTTGCTGCATCTCGTGGTGCAGTCGCGCACCGCTCGGGTGTCGGTGCTGCTGCCGCCGGTCCTGGCCGGGGCGGCCGGGCTGGGGCTCGACCCCGCTGGCGCCGGGCTGCTCGTCGTCGCCGCCACCGGCTTCTGCCAGACGCTGATGGCCAGCGCCAAGCCGGTGGCGATGTTCGGCCTGGCCGGCGAGGACCAGGGCTACGGCCCGGCCGATCTTCTCCGTCTCTCCCTGGCGCTGCTGCCGATGCTGTTCGCGCTGCTGCTGCTCTTCGCCCTGGCCGTCTGGCCGGCGCTGGGCTTCGGCCGCTTCCCCCTCTGA
- the dapD gene encoding 2,3,4,5-tetrahydropyridine-2,6-dicarboxylate N-succinyltransferase has translation MTDTALKTAIEQAWADRDSLTPATQGPARDAIEAALEGLDSGVLRVAEKIDGQWQAHQWLKMAVLLSFRITDSKIVAGGPDGAVWYDKVAPKTLGWGENRFREAGFRSVPGAVVRRSAYIAPGVVLMPSFVNVGARVDSGTMVDTWATVGSCAQIGKNCHLSGGVGIGGVLEPLQANPVIIEDDCFIGARSEVVEGVIVERGSVLSMGVFLSATTKIVDRETGTVTYGRVPAYSVVVPGSLPGKPLADGSPGPSLACAVIVKRVDERTRAKTSINELLRD, from the coding sequence ATGACCGACACCGCGCTGAAGACCGCCATCGAACAGGCCTGGGCCGACCGCGACAGCCTGACCCCGGCCACCCAGGGCCCGGCCCGCGACGCCATCGAGGCGGCGCTGGAAGGCCTCGATTCCGGCGTCCTGCGCGTGGCCGAGAAGATCGACGGGCAGTGGCAGGCCCATCAGTGGCTGAAGATGGCGGTGCTGCTGTCCTTCCGCATCACCGACAGCAAGATCGTCGCGGGCGGGCCGGACGGCGCGGTCTGGTACGACAAGGTGGCGCCGAAGACGCTCGGCTGGGGCGAGAACCGCTTCCGCGAGGCCGGCTTCCGCAGCGTGCCGGGCGCGGTCGTCCGCCGTTCCGCCTACATCGCGCCAGGCGTGGTGCTGATGCCGAGCTTCGTCAATGTCGGCGCCCGGGTCGACAGCGGCACCATGGTCGACACCTGGGCCACCGTCGGCTCCTGCGCCCAGATCGGCAAGAACTGCCACCTGTCTGGCGGCGTCGGCATCGGCGGCGTGCTGGAGCCGCTGCAGGCCAACCCGGTGATCATCGAGGACGACTGCTTCATCGGCGCGCGGTCGGAGGTGGTCGAGGGCGTGATCGTGGAGCGCGGCTCCGTGCTGTCGATGGGCGTGTTCCTCAGCGCCACCACCAAGATCGTCGACCGCGAGACCGGCACCGTCACCTACGGCCGGGTTCCGGCCTATTCGGTGGTGGTGCCCGGGTCGCTGCCCGGCAAGCCGCTGGCCGACGGTTCGCCCGGGCCCTCGCTGGCCTGCGCCGTCATCGTCAAGCGGGTGGACGAGCGCACCCGCGCCAAGACCTCGATCAACGAGCTGCTGCGCGACTGA
- a CDS encoding glycerate kinase: MMITRSNKPIRVLLAPSGFKEGLGVAEVIDCMARGVLAALPQAEILSAPMVDGGEGFTETLVALTGGRLHRVKVTGPVGQPVEAQFGFLGGRGRIAVLEMASAAGLRLVPAGARDPLRTTSRGVGELIRAALDAGARRILVGCGDSGINDGGAGMAQALGIRLLDATGAEIGAGGGALAGLRRIDLAGRDPRLGRVRIDVALNWHNQLLGPRGVSRVFGPQKGATPAAVEALEQALETYAAAVRRDLGVELRDMPGSGASGGLGAGLHALLGAVLHPRYDIVMRYIDIDALLRRADLVLTAEGSLDGQTPFGKVPSEIARRAKRYGLPVIALAGTVGPDAHLNLAAGIDAYFSILKRPCSLAEALAEAPRLVADAAEQALRMVLACLSQPPCALRRRPMPAGQENGAARCGTSGKPFDAPCGHGTTARRVALRRPPAGAGRSTV, encoded by the coding sequence ATGATGATCACTCGATCGAACAAGCCGATTCGCGTCCTGCTGGCCCCGTCCGGCTTCAAGGAGGGGCTGGGCGTGGCCGAGGTGATCGACTGCATGGCCCGCGGCGTGCTGGCCGCGCTGCCGCAGGCCGAGATCCTGTCGGCGCCGATGGTCGATGGCGGCGAGGGCTTCACCGAGACCCTGGTGGCCCTGACCGGCGGGCGCCTGCACCGGGTCAAGGTCACCGGGCCGGTCGGGCAGCCGGTCGAGGCGCAGTTCGGCTTCCTCGGCGGCCGGGGCCGCATCGCGGTGCTGGAGATGGCGTCGGCCGCCGGGCTGCGCCTGGTGCCGGCCGGGGCGCGTGACCCGCTGCGCACCACCAGCCGCGGCGTCGGCGAGCTGATCCGCGCGGCGCTTGACGCCGGGGCGCGGCGGATACTGGTCGGCTGCGGCGATTCCGGCATCAATGACGGCGGCGCCGGCATGGCCCAGGCGCTCGGCATCCGGCTGCTGGACGCAACTGGGGCCGAGATCGGCGCCGGCGGCGGCGCCCTTGCCGGGCTGCGGCGGATCGACCTCGCCGGGCGCGACCCGCGGCTCGGCCGGGTACGGATCGACGTGGCGCTGAACTGGCACAACCAGCTGCTGGGGCCGCGCGGCGTCAGCCGGGTGTTCGGGCCGCAGAAGGGCGCGACCCCTGCGGCGGTCGAGGCGCTGGAACAGGCGCTGGAGACCTACGCGGCAGCGGTGCGCCGCGATCTCGGCGTCGAGCTGCGGGACATGCCGGGCAGCGGCGCCTCGGGCGGGCTCGGCGCCGGGCTGCACGCCCTGCTGGGCGCCGTGCTGCACCCGCGCTACGACATCGTCATGCGCTATATCGACATCGACGCGCTGCTGCGCCGGGCCGACCTGGTGCTGACGGCGGAGGGCAGCCTCGATGGCCAGACCCCCTTCGGCAAGGTGCCGTCCGAGATCGCCCGCCGGGCCAAGCGCTACGGCCTGCCGGTGATCGCGCTGGCCGGCACGGTCGGGCCGGATGCGCATCTCAACCTCGCCGCCGGCATCGACGCCTATTTCAGCATCCTGAAGCGCCCCTGCTCGCTGGCGGAGGCGCTGGCCGAGGCGCCGCGGCTGGTCGCCGACGCCGCCGAGCAGGCGCTGCGCATGGTGCTAGCCTGCCTTTCCCAGCCCCCTTGTGCCCTGCGCCGTCGTCCCATGCCCGCAGGGCAGGAGAACGGCGCAGCGCGATGCGGCACATCGGGCAAGCCGTTCGACGCACCCTGCGGGCATGGGACGACGGCCCGGAGGGTCGCCTTGCGGCGGCCGCCTGCGGGCGCGGGCCGCTCGACCGTATGA
- a CDS encoding DUF4864 domain-containing protein, with product MGLVCDVVGRVLALLLLISMPAFAQAPVGDADNTMIAADTTIVGNADGAAIIGVIRKQLDAFQGDRAAEAFGYASPNIQHMFGTPDRFMAMVREGYQPVYRPRSVDFRELVTSRGRIVQKVLFVGPDGVPVIAEYIMERQPDGSWRIDGCRLDRSGDRSA from the coding sequence ATGGGGCTGGTGTGCGACGTGGTCGGGCGCGTTCTCGCCCTCCTGCTGCTGATCAGCATGCCCGCCTTCGCCCAGGCGCCCGTCGGCGACGCCGACAACACTATGATCGCGGCCGACACGACGATTGTCGGCAACGCCGACGGGGCGGCGATCATCGGCGTGATCCGGAAACAGCTCGACGCCTTCCAGGGCGACCGGGCGGCGGAGGCCTTCGGCTATGCCTCGCCGAACATCCAGCACATGTTCGGCACGCCGGACCGGTTCATGGCGATGGTCCGCGAGGGCTACCAGCCGGTCTACCGGCCGCGCTCGGTCGATTTCCGCGAGCTGGTCACGAGCCGGGGCCGGATCGTGCAGAAGGTGCTGTTCGTCGGCCCGGACGGGGTGCCGGTGATCGCCGAATACATCATGGAGCGGCAGCCCGACGGCAGCTGGCGAATCGACGGCTGCCGGCTGGACCGCAGCGGCGATCGATCGGCATGA
- the truA gene encoding tRNA pseudouridine(38-40) synthase TruA, with amino-acid sequence MARYKLTIEYDGRPFVGWQRQAHGLSVQQAVEEAIFRFCGEEVRITAAGRTDAGVHAAGQGAHADIARPTDPGTVRDAGNFHLKPLPVAILAAEEGDDRFDARTWAVMRAYRYRIVNRRAPLALEAGQAWQVARPLDAAAMHEAAQHLVGHHDFTSFRAAECQAKSPMRTMDRLDVVRRGEAIEIEAEARSFLHHQIRNITGTLKLVGEGKRPPGWVAEVLAARHRAAAGATAPPDGLCFLWVRYREDLATRSTQPASSSEASASNTTSPAAIGTSTSTAVRSTKPS; translated from the coding sequence ATGGCGCGGTACAAGCTCACCATCGAGTATGACGGACGGCCCTTCGTCGGCTGGCAGCGGCAGGCCCATGGCCTGTCGGTGCAGCAGGCGGTCGAGGAGGCGATCTTCCGATTCTGCGGCGAGGAGGTGCGGATCACCGCCGCCGGCCGCACCGATGCCGGGGTGCATGCGGCGGGGCAGGGGGCGCATGCCGACATCGCCCGGCCGACCGATCCCGGCACGGTGCGCGACGCGGGCAATTTCCACCTGAAGCCGCTGCCCGTGGCGATCCTGGCGGCGGAGGAGGGGGACGACCGCTTCGACGCCCGCACCTGGGCCGTGATGCGCGCCTATCGCTACCGCATCGTCAACCGCCGGGCGCCGCTGGCGCTCGAGGCCGGGCAGGCCTGGCAGGTGGCGCGGCCGCTGGACGCCGCGGCGATGCACGAGGCGGCGCAGCACCTGGTCGGGCACCACGACTTCACCAGCTTCCGCGCCGCCGAATGCCAGGCCAAGTCGCCGATGCGGACGATGGACCGGCTGGACGTGGTGCGCCGCGGCGAGGCGATCGAGATCGAGGCCGAGGCGCGGTCCTTCCTGCACCACCAGATCCGCAACATCACCGGCACGCTGAAGCTGGTGGGGGAAGGCAAGCGCCCGCCCGGCTGGGTCGCCGAGGTGCTGGCAGCGCGCCACCGTGCCGCCGCCGGCGCCACCGCGCCGCCGGACGGGCTGTGCTTCCTGTGGGTGCGCTACAGGGAGGACTTGGCGACCAGGTCGACCCAGCCGGCCAGCAGCTCGGAGGCCAGTGCGTCGAACACCACCAGCCCCGCCGCGATCGGCACGTCGACCTCGACCGCGGTGCGCAGCACGAAGCCCTCATAG